In Leptolyngbya sp. NIES-2104, the genomic window GTTGCACTGGAGAACCTCGAAAGATCCGTTTTTAAGTACAAGCATTCTGTAAAAACTGATTAAGCAAAGAGTTTTGCTCTAGAAGTGTCAAATTGATGAGTAAACGCATCCGTCTCTTTATGGTCGAGACAAATTAGAGGGTTGGGCAAGAACTTTCAGCAGATAGGTGTCGTCCCAACCTGCCTTGAGGCGCTTTGCCCGCATCCCGCCTTTCGCCGATTTCTCTTGAGTGAGTAGGTTAACGGCGAGATGACGAATCACTGCTAGATTCTCGCTGCTATAGCCTGCGGTTGAACGAGCTTTATCCTCTTGGAAGGCAACATCGAGCATCCAATGCAATTGGTTTTCAATCCTCCAATGTCCTCGAACGGCTTCGGCAAAGCGCTCTGCATCGAGTGGTAAACTCAGCAAATAGTAGCGGAGTTCACAAGTCGTTTTACCGTTAACTTGACGTTGCGACTCAACGCAGCCAACCGTAGTTAACTTTGCCCAGTTCTCGGCTCCAATCAGATAGTCTGTGTTGCCCATCACCCAGTAGCGACGCAGTTCGACACGACCATGCTTTTGGTCTTGCGTTTCATAGAAGTCATGTTCAACTCCGCGAAACTGCTTCTGACGAGCCTGATTGAATAATTGCTCTACGTCTTTATGCAAGTTACCCTGATTGCCTTTGAGCGCAAGGACATAGTCTCCTTGTTGTTCCACAATTTGCTGAGCAATTGCTGTTTGACATCCCATTGCATCAATACTCACGACAGACCCTGCTAGATTTAGCACCCGCAGTAACTCTGGAATGGCTGTAATTTCATTGGACTTCTCATTCACATGGCGTTGTCCCAGCACAATTCGATTTTGGCTTGCCCAAGCACTCACTCTGTGAATGACGCTTCTCTTGCTACCCCGCTCATGGCTCCCACGCAGTGTTTTCCCATCCACTGCTATCAATTGTCCGTCACTGATTTCAAACACCGCTTGCACCCAGTTCAAAAAACACTGCTGCATTTGTTCCGGTCGCAGTCGGGCGATTTCGTTCCTGCTCCGATGGGAAACTCTGATTGTCCGATCGGATGAAATTCAATTCCTGCGGCATCTGCGTTAATTTGAGTATCTAAAAGATTGATTAACGTGACCCGATGACCGCGCTGCTGAAGTTCGCGCCCCAAGGTGGTCATCGGGTTAAGGTGCCCAGAACCCGGCGGACAGAATAAGCCAAAATGAGCCATGAATTTGAATAACGAGCGACGGTATTTAGTCTTTATTGAACTACGAATCTCACGAATCTATACACGTTCCAGGGGTTGATTTAGACGAGTGAGGGATGGCAAGAGCGGAAAATTGTCGATCGAGATTGAACGCCTTTTTTTAGTAATCCAGAGCGGGAGCAGTTTGAGCGGAATATGAATCGTCTGAAAGCGAGGGCAGAACAGATTCCGATCGAGATTGAGCAAGAGACGGCACTGATTCGAGGCGGTTTGAAGATCAGACAGCGCGGCTATTTCTCTTGGCAGTCATGTTTTTAATTCCCCAAACTTTACTTGTTCCTAGTAGGCTAGAAAAGCTGATTTTAACGGCTGCTGATTTATGCAAAAGACTCATGCCTTCGCAATTCTCGCCCCAGTCCCAGAGATGCACTTGATTTCTGGATTGGAAGCGATCGCACTTCAACTCGATTCCGAAGAATCGGATCAATTGCCAAAGGTTGCATTTGGCAGCATGGATTTTGAAGTGTTTGGAGAGGTTGAAAAACTGCGGGGCGGGAAAGCGGTCGAGATTTTGATTTATGCGTCTCATGCGAAAGGGGATCAACCGTTGCAGCCTGAAGCAACTTGGCGGGGATTATATATCGGGTCTGTCGGATCGCGGCGGGGTCGCTATCCTGGAAAGGCAATTTTTCGCCCAAAATCGACGGCAACTGATTCTCCAACTTGGGCAGTCTTTTGGGAGGTGCAAGAATTAGAACGGCTAAAAACGCCGATTCCGATTAAGAGCTTAAAAGGAAAAGATAAGAAAGCGAATTATCAAACACGATTTATTCCCGAAGGTCCAGTTCTGATTGAATGTTCGGGCTACACTAGGGGCGCTTAAATTCGATGAATTTTTCCCACAAATCTGCCAGCGAGGTTTTTAGTGGCGCGTTGCCTCGGCTCACATGGAGCATGTTCGAGGTCGCTTTGGTCGCAGTACTCAGCGCAGATTGCAGCTTGTACTTCTCCAATGTTTCATCGAACCGCTCAGAATATCTTTCTCGATCTCCCCAGCTTTGAGTTGGGCAAGACGACGATTCGTCGAGGTATCAATCAAACCCGTCGATCAATAATTCCGCCTACCGTCGTAGCTAAAAACAAGCTGTAAACGACCGTCAGAACTCTTAACCTGAACCGTGCCCTTGAACGCTTTTCCTGGAGTGTTTGAGTACATCAGAATCTCCTGGGGCGGGGGTTTCAGTCTTACCCCAATAAACGACCGGAATCGCCTGAAAAACACCCAAACGCTAGTACTATCATACTAACTTTGCTGCCAAAGAAATATCACCGAGCCTGCTCAAAAGCCCGCGAAATCAGGGCTGTGAGAGACTTCTGTTAGAAAGCGGGTAACGCGATTCGAACGCGCGACATTCACCTTGGCAAGGTGACGCTCTACCACTGAGCTATACCCGCATTTAGTACTTTATCAATATCTCAGATTGGTTTGGAATTGTCAAGCGAGGTTGATAGAAAAGTTGGAAGCACGATCGCAAATCATTCCGTCAAATTCACGCCATCAGAGATAAGATTAGTATGAATATTCTTATTGTGATAGCGACATTCAATGGTTCAGTACACCCTGGCTCAAAGCCCCGAAATCATTCTTACAGTTCCCGGTAAAGATTCGTCAAAAGCGCGAGATAAGGCGATGGATCAACTGATGGAATTGATGGACGAGGGCAAACTGCCGACCGACTTAGCCGATGGATTCGGTCCACAAAATTTTATTGAGGTCAAAGATCCAGGGAGTCAGCCCGCTAGCGATGAAGATGCAATTAATCAGGCTGTGCAAACTTTGAGTAGCCTTGCCACGCTGAAATTGAAAGCACAAGAATCGCGATCGGAAGCCTTTCAAATTCGCAAACAAATTGATGTTCTTTTTACAGACGATCCGGTGACTGAAGAAGAAATTAACGGACTGAAAGAAGGCTTCAAGGTGCTGAAAAACTACGCACAAACGAATTTAAGATACCGTGAAGCGCGATCGCAAGCCGAAGAAGCGCGATCAATTCTCGATCGTGCACTGTCCGAGCCTGAAACGAAGAAAAAGTAGCAGAATCCGAACGATCGCGCCCTAGAATTTCTGGGGTCGCTCATACTATGATCAGGTTTAGTTAAGAAATCTTTACAAGAATGACGACTACTGATCAAGCAAAAACGCTTCCAACTCTGGAAAAACTGACCTGGGAATGGCAAGGGCATTCGATTCAGTACACGGTGATGGGTACGGGTCAGCCTCTAGTTTTGGTGCATGGGTTTGGGGCATCGATCGGGCATTGGAGAAAAAATATTCCGGTTCTGGCAGACGCTGGTTATCAAGTGTTTGCGATCGACCTTCTCGGTTTTGGTGGCTCTGCAAAACCTGCATTGAATTACACCGTCGATCTGTGGGTGGAATTGCTGCGAGATTTCTGGACTGCGAATATTCAGCGTCCGGCTGTGTTTGTCGGAAACTCGATCGGTGGATTGCTCTGCATGATGGTGTTAGCACAGCAGCCTGAAATTGCCGCAGGAGGTGTACTGCTCAATCCAGCAGGCGGATTAAATCATCGTCCAGAAGAACTCAATCCACCGCTACGGTTTGTGATGGGGACATTTTCTAAGCTGGTTGGTTCTAAGCAGTTTGGGGGCTGGATGTTTGATCAGGTGCGCCAAAAGCATCGAATTCGCAATAGTTTGAGACAGGTCTATCGCGATCCGGATGCAATTACTGATGAATTGGTCGATTTGCTGCATGAGCCGTCTTGCCATCCGGGAGCACAGCAGGTGTTTGCTTCAGTGCTGATGGCTCCTCCGGGACCAAGACCGACGGAGCTTTTACCGCAGATTCAGGTGCCGCTGTTGGTGATTTGGGGAGAAGCTGATCCGTGGACACCGATCGCGGGATCGAAAATTTATCAATCGCTGGTTGAATCTCAGCCTGTCGAATTCGTTTCGATTCCGAATACCGGGCATTGTCCGCACGATGAGCGTCCGGAGGTTGTGAATAACTTGATTGTTCAGTGGCTCGATCGACGGTTGGGGAAATAGTCAGTTTCACGGAACACCCTTATTGGTTAGAGAGGTTAGTCTCTAGATTGAAATCCTGAAACTCTGCCTAAAACAGTGAGGGTGCCCATGAGCCTAGAAACGAACCCCGGAGATCAGTCTGCATCGAACTCCTCGGAGCGCGACACATTAATGCCGATCGAAGCATCTCTCGACTTGATTGATTCTCCTGATGCCGATGTCACCGAGGCGAATCGCCTGTTGCAGCAAGGCATGGAACTCAATCAGCGCGGCGAGCTACAATCGGCGATCGCAACTTTGCAAAGAGCGCATCTCATCTTCTGGGAGACGGGCGATCAGCAGGGAACGAAACAGGCTCTAGAGGCTTTGGGATTGGTTTGTTACACGATGGGCGAATATGCGAAAGCGATCGAGTATTCGCAGCGGAGTTTAGTGTTAGCGCAACGGATTCGGCACTATCTCAGCAGCGTGAAGATTCTTGGGACATTGGGAAATGCGTATCGCCATCTCGCAGATCATGATAAAGCGATCGAGTATCAACAGCAGAGCTTAACTTTGGCGCAAGAACTGCGAGATCAGCGGAGTGAAATGGCAGCTCTGAACAATTTGGGGTTGGCATACAAAGCGGCAAATGATCCACAAGCAGCGATTCAATGTGAGCGGAAAGCTTTAGAAATCGCTCAAGAGCTGCAAGATTATGTGGCAACGAGTCAGATTTTGAAGAATCTTGGTAATGCTTACTATGCGTTAGGCGACTTTGAACAAGCGATCGCCTACTATGAACAGCGGTTAACATTGGCACGTCAGTCAGGCGATCGACGTTTAGAAATGCAGGTGTTAAGGAACTTAGGAAATGCTTGCAATGTGATGGGAGAGCATGAAAATTCGATTACTTACAACTTGAAGCGGTTAGAGATTGCGAGAGTGATGAACGACGATCGAACTCAAGAGCAAGCATTAGGTAGTTTGTGTGTGGCTTACGAAGCTCTGGGACAAACTCAATCTGCAATTCAATGTTATGAAGATCGATTGCAACTCGCTCGACAACATCAAGATGAACGGTTAGAACTCTACATCTTGACTAATCTTAAAGCAGCGTTTTCGATGTTGGGCGATTATGGAAAAGCCAGCGAGTATAGTCATCAACTAGCTTAACGAATTGCGGTTTTCACTTGCTCGAAAGCGAGATCACCTAATACTTTGTGAGCGGCGGTAGTCGGATGAATCCCGTCCCAAAATAGATAGCGATCGCAGTTTGCAGATGATCCCAGACAGGCATTGGTTACATTTGTGAAACCATACTGATCTGGAGTTTTGATCGCAGTTTGATAGAGGCGAAACACATCGAGTTCTGCGATCGACAAATCTGGTTTTCGGAGTTGATCGAGTGTTGTTTGCAGCGATCGATTGTAAGTCGCTGCAAAGTTCGATAGTTTCTGTGAGGCTTCAGTATTACGGGTTGCAGGTAGCTGTCCCAAATCGGGTAAGTTTGCAACTAACAATCGTTTTGCACCCGATTGAATCAGGGATTGCAGAGAGCGGTTGAGATTGTCGATCGAGGTTGTGGGTGTTTCGGTCGTGAAAAGGTAATCATTTGCACCTGCCCAGACGACAAAGAGAGCTTGAGGATCAATCTTTTGATTCTGCACGAATGTTTCAACTTGAGCGAGAACACCTGGAACCTGATTCAAGCCATTTCTCCCAGTGGTCGCTCCACCCCAAGCGAAATTTTCGACGCGATCGCCTGAAAGATTTAACCGACTAGCAAGCTCTTCCACCCAAACTTTTCCGTTTGAGTGTCGTCCTTCAAAATACGGCGGTGCGGGAACTTGTCCACCCGTTGCCCGAAAAACATTGCCCACATCAGATAAGCTATCTCCGAAGACATAGAGCTGATCGATCGGCTGAACGGTAACTTGAGGGGTCTGTAGTCGAGGCTGAATCATGATGACGATCGTGGAAACAATAAGCGCAGCAATGAGAAGAATCGCCAGATTGGGAAGTCGGAACAGTCGCTTCATTTCGATTTGCGGAAATAGACCGAGGACGAAAAAGAGGAGTTTCTCTATCGTTGGAAACTCCTCTTTACAATACTTAGGATTGAATATCGCTTAATCACCCTTTGGACTAATGCACCCCGGTTCAGCTTTGCTTACAGTGTAGTAGAACAATATGGGTCAGTAATCGGGGGTGTTGCACTGTAACACCCTTTTCTATTTCAAGTCGCGACCCATTCCTGCCGCTGAATCCGTTCCTTGATCGTTGCAAGATCAACATAGCGATCGGCAATATTTACCAAACTATCACTCGTCATCGATTGCAGACTGACCACTTCAACTTGCACACCGCGATAAGCGATCGTATTTACTACGTAAGTCAAATCGCCATCACCGCTGAGTAGTACCATTGTGTTGCAGTATTGTGCTAGTTCCAGCATATCGACAGCGATTTCGACATCTAGGTTGGCGTGTTTCGAGCCGTCTGCATTTTGCATCAAATCTTTAGTTATGACTCGATATCCGTGGCGCCGCATCCACAGGAGAAAGCCTTGTTGTTTTTCGTTGTGCGGATCAACGCCTGTGTAGAAATATGCTCTTAACAGTGGGCGACCCTGAACTAGATAGCTCAACAATTTCGAGTAATCGATTTCGAGTCCAAGCTGCATTGCGGCGTAAAACAGGTTGGAACCGTCGATGAAAATGCTGACGCGATCGCGAGTCGATTCTGATCCAGGCGGTCGATCGGGAATCGGAGGAACGGCTTGATCGATCGATAAAGCCGTCCGACGTTGTGGACGAGGGACAAGTTGCATAAGACTATAGTGGTGAGTTTAATAAGAGCCTGTCCGTTTCTGGGTGAAACCCTATCAGCAATCAAACGCAGGATTAAGCTGGCTTCGACCTTGCCAGAAGCTCGTCGTATAGAAGAAGTGCGTTGCTGTACCTTGCCTTCAGATACCAGAGAAAATCAAGACTATCTTTAGGTTTTATCGTGGTTTTGCAGGTTGCAGGCGGATTATTACGAGAGTCGATACGATTTTTCACGTTTGTTCTCGTTAGTTCAGACGACTACGAAATGGGTGGGGTAGCGGTTTCACTCTGATCGCGTAGAAAATCTGGAAATCCCTGATGTAGCGGAATCTAATACAGTAGATATTGTGTTCCAACTTGTGCAAATTACGAGCACGATCGCGTTTGGGGGTTGAGATGTTTACTGCGCTGACAATTGTAGTGGCTTTAGGAATTTTGGGATGGGGCTTTAATCGGGCACGTCCTTACGGCAAACTTGGCATTCTGGCTTGGCTTCAGTCGGTGGTGCTGATGGCTCCGTGGATTTTGTTCTTTGGCTTGTTTGCCGCAGGGATTTACCTCAATTTAGCAGGAATGCTGCTGCTGTTCGTGGTTTCGACTGGAGTTTACATCTGGATCGGACGGCAGCTACGAGCAGAGGGACAGGATTTCTTAGCGAAACGGGCGGCGGCGAAAGTGGCGATCGAGTCTGCTCTTTCTGATTCTTCGGAAACCGCTCCACCTCCTGCAATTTCTCAACCGGTTTCGATTCCGGACGAAGACTTGCAAACGATTAAAAGCATTTTCGGAATTGATACTTTTTTCTTGACTGAAACGATTCCGTATCAGGATGGAGCCGTTTTTCGTGGGAATCTGCGCGGAGAGCCGGAACCGACTTTGGCAAAATTGACTAGCACTTTGACCGCACAATTGGGAGATCGATACCGATTATTCCTGATCGAAAACCAAGACGAAAAGCCTGTCGTCGTGGTGTTGCCGAGTAAGAACGATCCGAAGCCGTTGAATGTGACACAGACGCTTTTATCGATCGTACTTTTTCTCGCAACGATCGCGGCAAGTCTCGAAACTGGAGGCATTCTTCAAGGATTC contains:
- a CDS encoding alpha/beta fold hydrolase — encoded protein: MTTTDQAKTLPTLEKLTWEWQGHSIQYTVMGTGQPLVLVHGFGASIGHWRKNIPVLADAGYQVFAIDLLGFGGSAKPALNYTVDLWVELLRDFWTANIQRPAVFVGNSIGGLLCMMVLAQQPEIAAGGVLLNPAGGLNHRPEELNPPLRFVMGTFSKLVGSKQFGGWMFDQVRQKHRIRNSLRQVYRDPDAITDELVDLLHEPSCHPGAQQVFASVLMAPPGPRPTELLPQIQVPLLVIWGEADPWTPIAGSKIYQSLVESQPVEFVSIPNTGHCPHDERPEVVNNLIVQWLDRRLGK
- a CDS encoding tetratricopeptide repeat protein — encoded protein: MSLETNPGDQSASNSSERDTLMPIEASLDLIDSPDADVTEANRLLQQGMELNQRGELQSAIATLQRAHLIFWETGDQQGTKQALEALGLVCYTMGEYAKAIEYSQRSLVLAQRIRHYLSSVKILGTLGNAYRHLADHDKAIEYQQQSLTLAQELRDQRSEMAALNNLGLAYKAANDPQAAIQCERKALEIAQELQDYVATSQILKNLGNAYYALGDFEQAIAYYEQRLTLARQSGDRRLEMQVLRNLGNACNVMGEHENSITYNLKRLEIARVMNDDRTQEQALGSLCVAYEALGQTQSAIQCYEDRLQLARQHQDERLELYILTNLKAAFSMLGDYGKASEYSHQLA
- a CDS encoding SGNH/GDSL hydrolase family protein — encoded protein: MKRLFRLPNLAILLIAALIVSTIVIMIQPRLQTPQVTVQPIDQLYVFGDSLSDVGNVFRATGGQVPAPPYFEGRHSNGKVWVEELASRLNLSGDRVENFAWGGATTGRNGLNQVPGVLAQVETFVQNQKIDPQALFVVWAGANDYLFTTETPTTSIDNLNRSLQSLIQSGAKRLLVANLPDLGQLPATRNTEASQKLSNFAATYNRSLQTTLDQLRKPDLSIAELDVFRLYQTAIKTPDQYGFTNVTNACLGSSANCDRYLFWDGIHPTTAAHKVLGDLAFEQVKTAIR
- a CDS encoding NYN domain-containing protein, which translates into the protein MQLVPRPQRRTALSIDQAVPPIPDRPPGSESTRDRVSIFIDGSNLFYAAMQLGLEIDYSKLLSYLVQGRPLLRAYFYTGVDPHNEKQQGFLLWMRRHGYRVITKDLMQNADGSKHANLDVEIAVDMLELAQYCNTMVLLSGDGDLTYVVNTIAYRGVQVEVVSLQSMTSDSLVNIADRYVDLATIKERIQRQEWVAT